The nucleotide sequence TCGTTTAAATCGGTTTTTGGTTTAACCCAAGCAGAATTTTTATCTTCTTTTAATTTTCAATAAAAATTGCTCAAAATGATGGAAGGATTAGAATTAATTCATGACATTGCTACTCATATTAAAATCCAATCGGCTGATTTTTTAGTCAACCATAAGATTTACCAACTTCCAGAGGTTTCGGCTGAATTGGTCAAACAACTACAAAAGCTTCCTAAATCGATTCAGGAAAAGTATCTTAATTCACACTTAAAAAAATTACTTTATGACATTTCCCATGAGGGAAATCATTTAAAACCTCAAAAATCAACTAAGATTTTAGATGACCCAATTGGACTAGAAAACACTCATGAAGAAGTCGATTGGGAATTTTGCACAACACTTCATCATAATAATCAAGGTCAAGGAAGTTTTTTTCCTAACTTCCAAGTGATTAGAAAAGACTCTGATGGCAGCCTTGCTGTGCAAAATTTAGGAGTAATTCTCAATATTGAACCTAAGCGTCATCTCCCCTCAGAACAACAATTGGCGGATGTGGGGGATACTGTTGCCATTGCTATGCCATCTCATCAACTCAGACTAGGCTATTATGTAGCTGTTGGTAATGCTATTTCTCCACCCGGTAAACAGGCTATATTGCTCTATTATAATTTTAGTCCTGAAGGAGCATTTACTATTATGAAAAAGCTTACGACTGGGCTAAATGAGCTTGGAGTTTTCTTTAATTTTTTAGTGAGATATAATCCGGTTGATTATGGAGGACATTACTCAGCATTTCTGCGGTTTTATAAGGAAGAATATGCTCAAGTTGCTCAAGTCAGCGAAAATATTTATCGAAACAATCAATCTTACTTTAAAATTTCTATTCCTGCATTTACTAAGAAGCTTGCTCCAGGATTGGGTTTAGCAGAAGATCCTGAAAAACCATTTTATTTCATGGAAGATTGTAGCATGAATCGCTGTCAAATCATAACAAATGCTTTGTTAGAGGCGCATCAAAAAAATAATGAATCGCCCCAAGCACGCATGAAATACATCATCAAACACTTTGAAGAAATAGGAATTGACTTAGAACATCCCTATCTAAACCCAGGTTCTGAAGATATCTATACTCCTTTAGAGATAGACTAATTGATTTGAACCTCTAACTGTTTAATGACTTCAACCTGTGCTATTTGCTCCTTCAACCAGTCAGTAAATAAATCAGCCGCAATTTTTCGAGCTAAATTTTGATTTAACTCGGGTTTAACAATCTCCTCCACTAAAATCAAATGAACCCCCTTAGAGGTAATAATCGGTTTCAGGACTTGAGGCGGATTTGCGGCAAAAACGACTGCTGAAATTTCGGGTTTTAAATTCTTGCGGTTAACCATTCCTAAATACCCACATTTTCGCCTTAATTCTTGCTCAGCAATATATTGATGTGCTACCTCATAAAAACTCATTTCCCCCTCTTGAATTCCATAAAATAATTCCAGAGCTAAGTCCTTATCTTCTAGTACCACTTCATACATAACTACTCCTCCATAATCTAGCTGATTTTGGAAAAAATAAGCATCTATTTTATCACCAAACAAATGATTAACTAACTTATTACTGATCAAATTAATATAAACCAACTCCTCAAAACTATCAAGAGAAAGGCTATATTTCTCTAACCATTTCCAAGTGTCCTCTGCATTTTGCAGTTGATTCCCTAAACGGAACTCATCAGCCGCTTTTTGAAGTTCTTCGGTTTCTATTTTTATGCCAGCTTTTTTA is from Gloeothece verrucosa PCC 7822 and encodes:
- a CDS encoding T3SS effector HopA1 family protein yields the protein MMEGLELIHDIATHIKIQSADFLVNHKIYQLPEVSAELVKQLQKLPKSIQEKYLNSHLKKLLYDISHEGNHLKPQKSTKILDDPIGLENTHEEVDWEFCTTLHHNNQGQGSFFPNFQVIRKDSDGSLAVQNLGVILNIEPKRHLPSEQQLADVGDTVAIAMPSHQLRLGYYVAVGNAISPPGKQAILLYYNFSPEGAFTIMKKLTTGLNELGVFFNFLVRYNPVDYGGHYSAFLRFYKEEYAQVAQVSENIYRNNQSYFKISIPAFTKKLAPGLGLAEDPEKPFYFMEDCSMNRCQIITNALLEAHQKNNESPQARMKYIIKHFEEIGIDLEHPYLNPGSEDIYTPLEID
- a CDS encoding peptidylprolyl isomerase; this translates as MSITITPSDIFKAVQISCQIPEFIEQIVTRKIIEEAAKKAGIKIETEELQKAADEFRLGNQLQNAEDTWKWLEKYSLSLDSFEELVYINLISNKLVNHLFGDKIDAYFFQNQLDYGGVVMYEVVLEDKDLALELFYGIQEGEMSFYEVAHQYIAEQELRRKCGYLGMVNRKNLKPEISAVVFAANPPQVLKPIITSKGVHLILVEEIVKPELNQNLARKIAADLFTDWLKEQIAQVEVIKQLEVQIN